In Eucalyptus grandis mitochondrion, complete genome, a single genomic region encodes these proteins:
- the nad2 gene encoding NADH dehydrogenase subunit 2 (nad2): MFNLFLAVSPEIFIINATSILLIHGVVFSTSKKYDYPPLVSNVGWLGLLSVTIAHFFWNNLFRRDNFTYFCQILLLLSTAGTISMCFDSSEQERFDAFEFIVLIPLPTRSMLFMISAHDSIAMYLAIEPQSLCFYVIAASKRKSEFSTEAGSKYLILGAFPSGILLFGCSMIYGSTGATHFDQLAKILTGYEITGARSSGIFMGILFIAVGFLFKITAVPFRAAISLLTLYMWAPDIYEGSPTPVTAFLSIAPKISISANISRVSIYGSYGATLQQIFFFCSIASMILGALAAMAQTKVKRPLAHSSIGHVGYIRTGFSCGTIEGIQALLIGLFIYALMTIDAFAIVSALRQTRVKYIADLGALAKTNPISAITFSITMFSYAGIPPLAGFCSKFYLFFAALGCGAYFLAPVGVVTSVIGCWAAGRLPRVSQFGGPKAVLRAPFYYIRLAKRMFFDTPRTWILYEPMDRDKSLLLAMTSSFITSSFLYPSPLFSVTHQMALSSYL; this comes from the exons TGTTCCATGATCTATGGGTCTACTGGAGCTACCCACTTCGATCAATTAGCCAAGATTTTGACCGGATACGAAATCACTGGTGCTCGATCTAGTGGTATTTTTATGGGGATTCTATTTATCGCTGTAGGATTCCTATTCAAGATCACTGCAGTTCCTTTTCGGGCGGCT ATATCTCTTTTGACTCTATATATGTGGGCACCTGATATCTATGAGGGTTCACCCACCCCGGTTACAGCATTCCTTTCTATTGCGCCTAAAATATCTATTTCTGCTAATATTTCACGTGTTTCTATTTATGGTTCCTATGGAGCTACATTGCAACAAATCTTCTTTTTCTGCAGCATTGCTTCTATGATCTTAGGAGCACTGGCCGCCATGGCCCAAACGAAAGTCAAAAGACCTCTAGCTCATAGTTCAATTGGACATGTAGGTTATATTCGTACTGGTTTCTCATGTGGAACCATAGAAGGAATTCAAGCACTACTAATTGGTCTCTTTATTTATGCATTAATGACGATAGATGCATTCGCCATAGTTTCAGCATTACGGCAAACCCGTGTCAAATATATAGCGGATTTGGGCGCTCTAGCCAAAACGAATCCTATTTCGGCTATTACCTTCTCCATTACTATGTTCTCATACGCAGGGATACCCCCGTTAGCCGGCTTTTGTAGCAAATTCTATTTGTTCTTCGCCGCTTTGGGTTGTGGGGCTTACTTCCTAGCCCCAGTGGGAGTAGTGACTAGCGTTATAGGTTGTTGGGCGGCCGGAAGGTTGCCACGAGTAAGTCAGTTTGGGGGACCGAAGGCAGTTCTCCGTGCACCG TTTTATTATATACGCTTAGCGAAAAGAATGTTTTTTGATACACCTAGGACATGGATTCTATATGAACCAATGGATCGTGACAAGTCCTTACTACTAGCAATGACTTCCTCTTTCATTACTTCATCCTTTCTATATCCCTCTCCCTTGTTCTCAGTTACTCATCAAATGGCACTCAGTTCATATCTTTAA ATGTTCAATCTTTTTTTAGCGGTTTCCCCAGAGATCTTTATCATTAATGCAACCTCCATTTTGCTCATTCATGGAGTTGTATTTAGTACCTCTAAGAAATATGATTATCCACCGTTAGTCAGTAATGTGGGTTGGCTTGGATTACTTAGTGTT ACTATTGCCCATTTCTTCTGGAATAATCTTTTTAGGAGGGACAATTTTACATATTTTTGCCAAATCCTTCTATTATTAAGTACGGCTGGTACCATTTCGATGTGTTTCGATTCTTCCGAACAAGAGAGGTTTGATGCTTTTGAATTCATTGTATTAATTCCACTTCCTACTCGCAGTATGCTCTTTATGATCTCGGCTCATGATTCAATTGCCATGTATTTAGCTATTGAGCCTCAAAGTTTATGTTTTTATGTGATCGCAGCATCAAAAAGAAAGTCTGAATTTTCCACGGAAGCCGGCTCGAAATATTTGATCTTAGGTGCATTTCCCTCTGGCATATTATTGTTTGGG
- the sdh3 gene encoding Succinate dehydrogenase 3 (sdh3), producing the protein MNILRPLSPHLPIYKPQLTSTFPISHRISGAFLATIVLFFYLLCLKIGLICFTYENFYQFFFYSSKFILIPVEITALALSYHLYNGVRHLLTDFSGFPFQKKN; encoded by the coding sequence ATGAATATCCTTCGCCCGTTATCTCCTCATCTTCCTATTTATAAGCCACAGCTCACTTCGACGTTTCCAATTTCCCATAGAATCTCCGGAGCTTTCCTAGCCACTATAGTTTTGTTTTTTTATCTTCTTTGTCTGAAAATAGGTTTGATTTGCTTCACCTATGAGAATTTCTACCAATTCTTCTTTTATTCATCAAAGTTCATCCTAATCCCCGTCGAGATTACTGCCTTAGCCCTGTCCTATCATCTGTATAATGGGGTTCGTCATTTATTGACGGATTTCTCGGGATTTCCCTTTCAAAAAAAAAATTGA
- the ccmC gene encoding cytochrome c biosynthesis (ccmC), producing the protein MSLSLLQPSFLMSKTRSYAQILIGSRLFLTAMAIHLSLRVAPLDLQQGGNSRIPYVHVPAARMSILLYIATAINTFLFLLTKHPLFLRSSGTGIEMGAFFTLFTLVTGGFRGRPMWGTFWVWDARLTSVFISFLIYLGALCFQKLPVEPASISIRAGPMDIPIIKSSVNWWNTSHQPASISRSGTSIHVPMPIPILSNFANSPFSTPILFVLETRLPILSFPESSLTEEIEAREGIPKPSSLADSFCIYG; encoded by the coding sequence ATGTCCCTTTCGTTATTACAACCTTCTTTTTTGATGTCAAAGACCAGAAGCTACGCGCAAATTCTCATTGGATCTCGGTTGTTCTTAACAGCGATGGCTATTCATTTAAGTCTTCGGGTAGCACCACTAGATCTTCAACAAGGTGGAAATTCTCGTATTCCATATGTACATGTTCCTGCGGCTCGGATGAGTATTCTTCTTTATATCGCTACGGCTATAAACACTTTCTTGTTCCTATTAACAAAACATCCCCTTTTTCTTCGCTCTTCCGGAACCGGTATAGAAATGGGTGCTTTTTTTACGTTGTTTACCTTAGTTACTGGGGGGTTTCGGGGAAGACCTATGTGGGGCACCTTTTGGGTGTGGGACGCTCGTTTAACCTCTGTATTCATCTCGTTCCTTATTTACCTGGGTGCATTGTGTTTTCAAAAGCTTCCTGTCGAACCGGCTTCTATTTCAATCCGTGCTGGACCGATGGATATACCAATAATCAAGTCTTCAGTCAACTGGTGGAATACATCGCACCAACCTGCGAGCATTAGCCGATCTGGTACATCCATACATGTTCCTATGCCCATTCCGATCTTGTCTAACTTTGCTAACTCCCCCTTCTCAACCCCTATCTTGTTCGTTCTGGAAACACGTCTTCCTATTCTATCTTTTCCCGAATCTTCTTTGACGGAAGAAATAGAAGCTCGAGAAGGAATACCAAAACCTAGTTCACTCGCTGATTCTTTTTGCATCTATGGCTGA